A single region of the Hylaeus volcanicus isolate JK05 chromosome 5, UHH_iyHylVolc1.0_haploid, whole genome shotgun sequence genome encodes:
- the LOC128876673 gene encoding uncharacterized protein LOC128876673 has protein sequence MAAAKKVDIKENADNAPGTSGEGDAAPKKKSPRFTFGKRWYRFRVLTPNSSILRGSYAMNSPHFKYRSRGRQAAPASVVAITYGRLFEPKEWTKEYVDQALEYADKVYRTSAMRNHVKDNEYMKTNLIHPEFYIANYKVLVCAEETGIYGNLFSETVGCPDFADGLQKFFQSNDAGVITAQATSMAMWRHPDVGFLYFDPAPCDEEGVRHPEGTACLMRFKCMNDLRDHFLKSMDKRYDSRYCIDKVTVLRVSEVGRGYVDRIPSSGRLTVDKSVLRAINPVDIDENQLDCTKPVPKKDKAKAVTTAKIHKEPLSITISNFSIDKRFATDPLVNQDEFDTGYTYENMHVNVPSTFRELPGNMAILHGLTHEGSDAYKGKGLQNVANCVMAIAMTRVHPVKTWLRPKLDEILTLGDNLYADVKAEKPSMRTMTASDLYDVRIQVENRKFVIDVDLITVTGTVSSKIPTVLNLKQGLEEFFLVNTEGVIESSSMSVAIWKKDDCYYMFDPRQCDTVGVRVREEKGGKGTKGNDVELKGNCCVIRFPTTEALAALFWKNLEHSKKNDRFTIRHITILDDVPGTRPWHDFQPGTPGETWVLQGTTSNEDEEFEDESRGNQGLAMPVVALISAKETPPSKWTNETVDTVIREGDAYYNWCNPVTDVEEEGGTYFFVPNLKKNLYFKNRKVRIDVEEGTIVGNLTAPPGSDVPRMEAALKQYFEDHQYGIVDVKNMSVAVWNVMEDVKVKDEVVQQPVYYCFDPNPRNNLGLWEAMDEEDSAACVIRTLDLSVLAKVIETNAGQDQETSDEFSIHDMKNIQIGSEMTDEEIEEDKLIPVKPDLHNYVNMGDTGAILLGSFNQGNEAMFKRHTRDKQQAASALAALAMTKLYNPHLWYREVVDDVLKLGDKIAAENLENLPEEEVEDEIPRNYLLPSEIAEDFTVGVNRMSVALEEESNTGRTTELETQLENFFETNLMGIFRQDSVMMPIWREADVYFTMDPRGRDTRGEPREKDGTACVMWFTDIPSLVTAIQAVATGDEFVIDTVTVDNVYETRVAEEERPAQLASGENPWYHFPKITEGVWSIDGTLRMDDERFQEANRDQQTAAIAVVALVFAKVYEPRYWTPTVLDEVIVTGDKLHTKCVERLGEGSVPKINEIMTEFFLSTRRINLTVKDCVEAGSLTARPPKVQGLQEGIDKFFARHSSGALTLSGNKNIPICRLDNFYYVLIPDWVTAKDETSTVAPKFLRLINTEILVGYLLDYLGSEGDYELIAIDVVNWNKFPPWKFDPSPAVRPSNLPPLNAYRRVQGEARAILRGSYHQGDEIFPESLRNKQNAANCVVALGMSVVKNPITWTKRTMDEILAIGTNVHRLTQKAKPTIVRIKPKDIIRVFYVGVNILTADIEASTVSGIVAIPPPQPEDKKKKRARGKQRRARTSRRGKKTRGPQRVRPPPPPPILLEKGVPKFFENNRAGVLVTDRGAVAIWKDMGVYFMYDPRALSDQGLPDFYGTSCVMWFACIEPLYETLFANIDDQEKYGRYQICRVIIKTAMIEPLPCPAGFRPYFDCTSPPIPVVRMRRNTTLDVETVTEYNFVDEELSVLRGSLHMNHRIWSTTSRGYQSTAIAAVAIVVGLLHVPSTWTPELIDAILKYGDLLHSDSVRAARPGSRNLSPSELLTVFIVGDFRATIHIHNHTTAGLLHTFDLADSLALFFRSNCAGILHTTNVAVAVMQHYGKFYLFDPCARNDQGRPSFDGAACVMKCESIMKMAKVFVTNCNLKTPNVYTLNAVNVLSLFFFSDAKTGCPPKCEQ, from the coding sequence ATGGCGGCTGCGAAGAAAGTGGACATCAAGGAAAACGCGGACAACGCCCCAGGAACATCGGGCGAAGGCGATGCCGCCCCCAAAAAGAAATCTCCGCGATTCACCTTCGGTAAAAGATGGTATCGATTTCGCGTTCTAACCCCGAACTCTTCCATTCTTCGCGGTTCGTACGCGATGAACAGCCCGCACTTCAAGTACAGAAGTCGCGGCCGTCAAGCCGCCCCGGCATCGGTGGTGGCCATCACTTACGGTCGGCTGTTCGAGCCGAAAGAGTGGACGAAGGAGTACGTGGACCAGGCATTGGAGTACGCCGACAAAGTGTACCGTACCAGCGCGATGAGGAACCACGTGAAGGACAACGAGTACATGAAGACCAACTTGATCCATCCAGAGTTCTACATCGCGAATTACAAGGTCCTGGTGTGCGCCGAGGAGACAGGGATCTATGGGAACCTCTTCAGCGAAACCGTAGGCTGTCCAGATTTCGCCGATGGATTGCAAAAGTTTTTCCAAAGCAACGACGCGGGCGTGATCACCGCTCAGGCCACGTCGATGGCCATGTGGCGTCACCCAGACGTTGGTTTCCTGTACTTTGATCCGGCACCATGCGACGAAGAAGGTGTTCGTCACCCAGAAGGCACGGCCTGCCTCATGAGGTTCAAATGCATGAACGATCTACGCGACCACTTCCTGAAGAGCATGGATAAACGCTACGACTCGAGGTACTGCATCGACAAGGTGACCGTTCTTCGTGTGAGCGAAGTAGGTCGAGGATACGTCGACCGTATCCCCAGCAGCGGTCGCCTGACAGTCGACAAGAGCGTTCTCCGCGCCATAAATCCGGTAGACATCGACGAAAATCAATTAGACTGCACGAAACCGGTGCCGAAGAAGGACAAGGCGAAGGCCGTCACCACCGCGAAAATCCACAAGGAGCCGTTGTCCATCACCATTTCCAACTTCAGTATCGACAAACGTTTCGCCACCGATCCGTTGGTGAACCAGGACGAGTTCGACACCGGTTACACGTACGAAAACATGCACGTGAACGTGCCGTCGACGTTCAGAGAGCTGCCTGGGAACATGGCGATTCTTCACGGGTTGACTCACGAAGGGAGCGACGCGTACAAGGGCAAGGGCCTGCAGAACGTGGCGAACTGCGTGATGGCTATCGCCATGACGAGGGTTCATCCAGTGAAAACGTGGCTCCGACCAAAGTTGGACGAGATATTGACCTTGGGAGACAATCTGTACGCGGACGTGAAGGCGGAGAAGCCGTCGATGAGGACCATGACCGCGTCCGATTTATACGACGTGAGGATTCAAGTGGAAAATAGAAAGTTCGTGATCGACGTGGACCTCATCACTGTCACCGGCACGGTCTCCTCGAAGATCCCAACGGTGCTGAACTTGAAGCAAGGCTTGGAGGAGTTCTTTCTAGTGAACACCGAGGGTGTGATCGAATCCTCGTCGATGTCCGTGGCGATCTGGAAGAAGGACGATTGCTACTACATGTTCGATCCTCGCCAATGCGACACCGTGGGTGTTAGAGTTCGCGAGGAGAAGGGCGGAAAGGGTACCAAAGGGAACGACGTGGAGTTGAAGGGGAACTGCTGCGTGATAAGGTTCCCAACGACCGAGGCGCTAGCTGCTCTGTTCTGGAAGAACCTGGAACACTCGAAGAAGAACGACCGTTTCACCATCAGACACATCACCATCTTGGACGACGTTCCTGGGACCAGGCCGTGGCACGACTTTCAGCCTGGAACGCCAGGCGAGACTTGGGTTCTGCAAGGAACCACGTCTAACGAGGACGAAGAGTTCGAAGACGAGAGTCGAGGCAATCAAGGACTCGCCATGCCGGTAGTGGCTCTTATCAGCGCCAAAGAGACGCCGCCGAGTAAGTGGACTAACGAGACGGTCGATACCGTGATACGCGAAGGAGACGCGTATTACAACTGGTGCAATCCCGTCACGGACGTCGAGGAAGAGGGTGGGACGTATTTCTTCGTTCCTAACTTGAAGAAGAACCTGTACTTCAAGAACAGGAAGGTGAGGATCGACGTGGAGGAGGGAACGATCGTCGGAAATTTAACCGCGCCTCCCGGAAGCGACGTTCCACGCATGGAGGCCGCTCTGAAGCAATATTTCGAGGATCATCAGTACGGTATCGTCGACGTGAAGAACATGAGCGTGGCCGTGTGGAATGTGATGGAGGACGTGAAGGTAAAGGACGAGGTGGTCCAGCAGCCCGTTTACTACTGCTTCGATCCCAATCCGCGGAACAATCTGGGTCTGTGGGAAGCGATGGACGAAGAAGACAGCGCGGCCTGCGTGATAAGGACCCTGGATCTATCCGTGTTAGCGAAGGTGATCGAGACGAACGCTGGACAAGACCAGGAGACCAGCGACGAGTTCTCTATCCACGACATGAAGAACATACAAATCGGCTCGGAGATGACGGACGAGGAGATCGAGGAGGACAAACTGATCCCCGTGAAGCCGGACCTGCACAATTACGTAAACATGGGCGACACAGGGGCCATCTTATTAGGCAGCTTCAATCAGGGTAATGAGGCAATGTTCAAACGTCACACCAGAGACAAGCAGCAGGCGGCCAGCGCGTTGGCCGCTCTGGCGATGACGAAACTGTACAATCCTCACCTCTGGTACAGGGAAGTGGTCGACGACGTGCTGAAGCTGGGCGACAAGATCGCCGCGGAGAACCTGGAGAATCTTCCAGAAGAGGAAGTAGAGGACGAGATTCCGAGGAATTACCTTCTTCCCAGCGAAATCGCCGAGGACTTCACCGTGGGAGTGAATCGAATGTCAGTCGCGCTGGAGGAGGAGTCTAATACCGGCAGAACGACGGAATTAGAGACGCAGTTGGAGAACTTCTTCGAGACGAACTTGATGGGGATATTCAGACAGGACAGCGTGATGATGCCCATCTGGAGAGAAGCGGATGTTTACTTCACGATGGACCCTAGGGGAAGGGACACTCGAGGCGAGCCTCGGGAAAAAGATGGCACGGCTTGCGTGATGTGGTTCACCGATATTCCGTCGTTGGTCACCGCGATTCAAGCGGTAGCGACCGGAGACGAGTTCGTTATCGATACAGTCACCGTGGACAACGTCTACGAGACGCGAGTAGCCGAAGAGGAGCGTCCGGCGCAACTAGCCTCGGGAGAGAACCCCTGGTATCACTTCCCCAAGATAACGGAAGGCGTTTGGAGTATCGACGGCACGCTCAGGATGGACGACGAGAGGTTTCAGGAGGCCAATCGTGACCAACAAACCGCGGCCATTGCGGTAGTGGCCCTCGTGTTCGCGAAAGTCTACGAACCACGCTATTGGACGCCGACCGTGCTCGATGAAGTGATAGTCACGGGCGATAAGCTGCACACGAAATGCGTGGAGAGACTCGGGGAAGGTTCCGTACCGAAGATAAACGAGATCATGACGGAGTTCTTCCTCTCGACACGTCGAATTAATCTAACGGTCAAGGACTGCGTCGAGGCGGGTAGCTTGACCGCGAGGCCGCCCAAGGTTCAAGGTCTGCAGGAAGGCATCGATAAATTCTTCGCTCGACACAGCTCAGGCGCGCTGACTTTAAGCGGTAACAAGAACATCCCTATTTGTAGGCTGGATAATTTTTACTACGTCCTGATTCCCGACTGGGTCACCGCTAAGGACGAGACTTCGACTGTCGCGCCCAAATTCCTGCGCTTGATCAACACAGAAATCTTGGTGGGATACCTTCTGGACTATCTCGGATCGGAAGGCGATTACGAATTGATCGCGATCGACGTGGTCAATTGGAATAAATTCCCTCCGTGGAAGTTCGATCCGAGCCCCGCTGTTCGTCCCTCGAACCTGCCGCCCTTGAATGCTTATAGAAGAGTCCAGGGCGAGGCTCGAGCGATCCTTCGCGGCAGCTACCACCAGGGAGACGAGATCTTTCCCGAATCCCTTCGGAACAAGCAGAACGCTGCCAACTGCGTGGTCGCTCTCGGTATGTCCGTAGTAAAGAACCCTATCACCTGGACGAAGAGGACCATGGACGAGATCCTGGCGATCGGGACGAACGTCCACAGGCTGACGCAGAAAGCTAAACCGACCATAGTGAGGATCAAGCCGAAGGACATTATCAGAGTGTTCTACGTGGGGGTGAATATCTTGACTGCTGATATAGAAGCCAGCACCGTTTCCGGAATAGTCGCTATCCCGCCTCCTCAGCCGGAggataagaagaagaaaagagcgAGAGGTAAACAGAGGAGAGCCAGAACCTCCAGAAGAGGTAAAAAGACGAGGGGACCGCAGAGGGTTCGACCTCCGCCTCCTCCGCCGATTCTACTGGAGAAAGGCGTTCCCAAGTTCTTCGAGAATAATCGAGCAGGAGTGTTGGTCACTGATCGCGGCGCTGTGGCCATCTGGAAGGACATGGGCGTCTATTTCATGTACGATCCGCGGGCTTTGAGCGATCAGGGTCTGCCAGACTTCTATGGCACCTCGTGCGTGATGTGGTTCGCTTGCATAGAACCCCTGTACGAGACTCTCTTCGCCAACATCGACGACCAAGAGAAATACGGACGTTATCAGATATGCAGGGTCATCATCAAGACCGCGATGATCGAGCCTCTGCCCTGTCCCGCAGGATTCAGGCCCTATTTCGACTGCACGTCTCCACCGATTCCTGTTGTTCGCATGAGGAGAAACACTACGTTGGACGTGGAGACGGTCACCGAGTACAACTTCGTGGACGAAGAGCTGAGCGTCCTGCGAGGCAGCCTGCACATGAACCATCGTATCTGGAGCACCACCAGCAGAGGCTACCAGAGTACTGCAATAGCCGCTGTAGCCATCGTCGTGGGTCTCCTTCACGTCCCTTCCACCTGGACGCCCGAATTGATCGATGCTATATTAAAATACGGCGATCTATTGCACTCCGACAGCGTCCGCGCCGCTCGTCCTGGATCCAGGAACCTCTCGCCCAGCGAACTCCTCACGGTCTTCATCGTAGGCGATTTTCGCGCTActatacatattcataatcACACCACGGCAGGGTTGCTCCACACGTTCGATTTGGCGGACTCCCTGGCGTTGTTCTTTCGATCCAATTGCGCGGGGATCCTTCACACGACCAACGTAGCTGTCGCCGTGATGCAGCATTACGGCAAGTTCTATTTGTTCGATCCCTGCGCGAGAAACGATCAGGGCAGGCCTAGCTTCGACGGTGCCGCGTGCGTGATGAAGTGCGAGAGCATCATGAAAATGGCCAAGGTATTCGTGACCAATTGCAATCTTAAAACGCCGAACGTTTACACTCTGAACGCGGTGAACGTGCTGAgcctctttttcttctctgaCGCCAAGACTGGCTGCCCGCCAAAGTGCGAGCAGTAA
- the LOC128877073 gene encoding E3 ubiquitin-protein ligase RNF8-like: MESSKVEKRVALDDSDAKPLEPILVRVDKHGTAPKDIYIDKNEFKIGRARENDEIILDTMISRKQCIFRCEGNEEWTIKDVSSSATFVNGVHLTSGVNQRIFNGDVVQFSTSDQFKYVFTLVAKEEQKTKRARLDEQIMDNVLTEQKTFSENQECQKRVLKNQLKTKQKEQDVLKKQLEQLLTEQNATKESTEDLKKQIILLEGKIENGNIQEQHLQEIYAELLEKLENERVKFEKRLNNEKQKWQEALNVSKHEKEMLEIKMKEQMEKWREEQQAEWKSVMENRVKTEKTIQAQLLNEKTVLEEKLKETEKALKEQEAKVETIQSNAASSSDNPTNNCIFLEFVNDPTGFQILDTIDLTLSSQLNIDNKEKESVINKVNNIMDEQLTCSICSELFVKATTLNCMHTFCEHCINKWTKKTKVCPMCRAPIGSKIRSIVLDNFIESMLENLPTDMKEKREEIIKERKATKHRKKLC; this comes from the exons ATGGAGAGTTCGAAAGTGGAAAAGAGGGTCGCATTAGACGATTCCGATGCAAAACCACTTGAACCTATTCTAGTGAGAGTTGACAAACACGGCACCGCTCCTAAAGATATTTACATTGATAAAAATGAG TTTAAAATTGGTCGTGCACGAGAAAACGACGAAATTATTCTAGACACAATGATATCTAGAAAGCAATGTATCTTTAGATGCGAAGGAAACGAAGAATGGACCATTAAAGATGTAAGTTCATCCGCTACATTTGTTAATGGTGTCCATCTAACTTCTGGGGTGAATCAGAGAATATTTAACGGCGACGTTGTACAATTCAGTACAAGCGATCAATTTAAGTATGTGTTCACTCTCGTTGCTAAGGAGGAACAGAAAACGAAAAGAGCAAGGTTGGATGAACAGATAATGGATAATGTTCTCACAGAACAAAAGACATTTTCGGAAAATCAAGAATGTCAGAAAAGAGTTTTAAAAAACcagttaaaaacaaaacaaaaagaacaaGATGTATTGAAAAAGCAACTAGAGCAACTTTTAACGGAACAAAATGCTACCAAGGAGAGCACGGAAGatctgaaaaaacaaattattttattagaaggTAAAATAGAGAATGGTAATATTCAAGAACAGCATTTACAAGAGATATATGCCGAATTGttagaaaaattggaaaatgaaagagtaaaatttgaaaaacgattaaataatgagaaGCAAAAGTGGCAGGAAGCATTGAATGTGAGTAaacatgaaaaagaaatgttggaaattaaaatgaaagagCAAATGGAAAAATGGAGGGAAGAACAACAGGCTGAGTGGAAGAGTGTTATGGAAAATAGAGTGAAAACAGAGAAGACTATACAAGCTCAATTATTAAATGAGAAAACAGTATtagaggaaaaattaaaagaaactgaaAAAGCTTTAAAAGAACAGGAAGCTAAAGTTGAAACGATACAGAGTAATG CGGCGAGTTCTTCCGACAATCCTACCAATAATTGTATATTCCttgaatttgtaaatgatCCTACaggatttcaaattttagacACAATAGATTTAACATTGTCCAGTCAGCTTAACATAGATaacaaggaaaaagaaagtgtaattaataaagttaacAATATAATGGATGAACAGTTAACCTGTAGCATATGTTCAGAATTATTTGTGAAAGCAACAACTTTAAATTGTATGCACACATTCTGCGAAcactgtataaataaatggaccaaaaaaacaaaggtaTGCCCAATGTGTAGGGCACCAATAGGATCAAAGATTAGATCCATAGTTcttgataattttattgaaagtatGCTAGAGAATTTACCCACTGACATGAAAGAGAAAAGGGAAGAAATcataaaagaaaggaaag cAACAAAACACAGAAAGAAATTATGCTAA